The genomic window ATATCAACAGTTTGGGTAAACAAATCTATAATATAACTAGTAGTCTAGCCTAGTAAAGTAGatcttaacaataataaaattcagtttttattaatagcgATACCAATAATATAACAGGACTAAACATGAGAGGTTTTTTATGGGCCATAGCACATGCTGCTTTAGATACTTTAAGTTATTTGGATTTAAATCTTCCGACTGAAGTACAGGTACGGAATAATTTTCAGTATTTAAACATTATGTCGttgtaaatatactaccacaatatacacattgccatctagccccaaagtaagcgtagcttgtgttatgcgtactaaggtgactgatgataaacctttttttatgaataatatacataaatacttataatattcaaataaacacccagacactgaataacattcatgttcagcacacaagcatttaccagttgtgggaatcgaacccacagctttggactcagtaAGGTCACTACCAactccgccaatcggccgtcaaagtattACAGAAGAGATAATTTTCTATAGAAAACTTATCAATTATATTGACAATGGACTGATAATCCCCTTTCAGTAACGcactatatttaaaattaatattaccgGCGCAGTTGacctaataattttttgaaCAGTGTTTTCTGGATAGTTAATTATCTATGTAACTACATTAGTAACGCAGTATGTCATGTCCTTCCTACTATAATAAAACTAcgattgtaaaaaatatacgtgtttttttttacgctGATGCTAAGCAGattttagtaaattaatatttcttttttcatagcTAATTGAACCCAAGAACTACGCAAAAGTGGCTGCTAATATGTTCCGAGAGTTTGAGGAAGGCTGGTTTGCTAGCAATACCAATAAGGTGATGTCTGTGGACGCTACCATGACGGAAATGGGAATGTGCCACGTAATTAATTCCAATGTAGCTATATTCGACAGGCCTTTGTGAGTaacaatttttgataaaaattccGGTTCTCAAATTGCCTCTTTGTTTTATACGCCGATATCCAATATTTCGGCGCCAATTTGACAATGGTTCGACTTGAGTCCAGAAAAATTGCATTAACATTGGATAAGTAGTATATTTGAAGGCCCATATTAAGAATATGTAACCAATCAATGTTGATCATACGTTAAcaattaatttagtaataagttgatagttaaaatttaacatgTTCGTAACAACGAGGCTAGAATTTTATTTGCTTACAATTCAAGTTTTATTGATACTACTGCTTAATAAAATGTGAGGCTGGTCCTACTGTGTGACAGAACTGGAATGAGTCTTGCTTCGTGACCTATCTTAATTCTTTCAATTTGTTGTGTCATAAAACTTCTGAATGTTAAATTAATCCATAACAAGTAGGAAAAAATCGTtttgatattcaaattcaaataataacaaattataaattattttattttatatttagtttagtttttacctattctgttttaaaatagtttagatgggtcatagttacctaattaaacaattttgttttacacgggctcgctcaactatcgacgctggtgttgagctaatacataatatatttgaagcttgggaggagtcacatgatgcacttggtgtgttctgtgatttgtctaaggcgtttgattgtgttgtacatgaaacgttagtcagaaaactacaccactatggaattcagggtgtagctctcgacttgattagttactacttgcgtgatagggtgcaaatggtagacgttaatggaaaccggtctaatgggtcatttgtgaaaattggtgttccacagggttctatattaggaccttttctattccttatttacattaatgacctgccttaccttgttaaggacaatcacgggatagtattgtttgctgatgatacatcacttatgttcaaaattaagagacgtgaattagctttagacgatgtaaacaactttctcgctaaagtagtacaatggtttgaagctaataatttggttttaaatgaaaataaaactaagtgcataaaattcacattaccaaatgttaaacatgtaaaaaccactatactacttaataatgaggaattgaatccggtggatacaacagtatttctaggaataacgttagatgctaaacttcaatggggcccgcatgtaaataatttatcgaacaggcttagttctgctgcctatgcagtaaagaagatacgccacctgacagacatagaaactgctaggctagtctattttagttactttcacagcattatgtcatatggaattttactatggggtaatgctgctgacattggcactattttcgtgctgcagaagaaggctgttcgtgcgatctataaaatgggtccgagagagtcattgaataaatttaaagatgttaaaataatgacactctatagccaatacatatttgaaaatttaatgtatgttcacaaaaatatatcaaaatttaaaagaaaatgtgactgcaataatttgaacgttagaagcaaaaataaacttgcagtgcagtacactagactacacaaaataagcaattcatttaaaggaaattgtatacaattttacaataaattaccggttgatatcttggggatgtcactaaagaagttcaaagtttgtattaagcgaaagcttatagaaaagtcctattatagtataaaggattacgtaaacgataaaaaagcttgggtgtaaacaattgctctaaccaggttgcttcttaaatattttctaatgacaatgtgagatggtgataacaaaaagaacacccggctaagtttgttgtgggcttcttcttagaccagggcgcgattggaaccctcgtagctttagttttaagtttacgattgtagttatcgccatcactactcactgctatgtacacattttgtatataataacgcatcaaaagtgccatctatgtgcctatttgaataaagaaatatttgactttgactaaataaaaatattatttataacaataatattttctctaaaaaatattttgatagatAGGTACTGCCTTAAAACAGATCTATCGGTTTTGGTGCCACGATGTCACAGACAGACAAGCTCACCAACATATGATTATCTAACCTCTTTATGTGTAAGGTGAAAAAAGTACTTAATTCATCTCGAAATTACTTGATCGTCATAGCATAGTAATCTTAAAATTTAAGATACAATTTAagttataatcataatatatacatttacgCTTTTCGTTTATATGTAATCAATGGGCACCAAAAAACTGTTGTGTgaacttcacttcacttcatatgcttatatatataaaagaaaaacccatgctaaaaaatttataacctAGAAttaaggattaatattttagCATTAACCATACCATTAACCTacgcttaaaaaataataccaataaTGGAGCAAAGTCCCTACTCCTGTAGACATATTTAtggaaattaaactttatatttatagcaaTTGGAATCGAGTCAACACCACAGCAGACACttatgtcaaaaaaaatatggatatcTCAATATTTGAAGCAGATTTCGTTACTATTATAACAGACTATGCATCCATTTATAAGGTAGTGGTTTGTTATCAATCACTTATTGGTAGACAACTAAGGTACACATAATCCTCATCTGTCTCAATCCAATTCAAGGAAAGTTGGGAGCACCTTAGCAAAGCCTGTGTTCTAAGAGATAAATTTCGTAATATGCACAAAAACTGTTTTATCTTGTACCCCCTTCACCTTTTATATAAGTGTGTTGTGAGGCATCATAAAGATTTGCACCTCTGCGTAGTTGATTTTTTACAGTCACGTACAAAGCCGCTCTACTTCCTAGTTTCTAATATGCGCGTTAAAGGTCTACCGTGTTCTCGTCAAGGTAAGACGAGAAAAAAAGCGATTAAAGCATCGTTTTCTCTATAACTGTTAGACGAGTACTTTCAAATATTCAATCCGGGTACACAAGCATCACGATGTTACGTGAGTATGCGATTGCAGGCTAAAGCCGATCACTATATGTAGGTATTCAAAAGTTAAATCTTCAGCCAAATTTCCTATTGCTTAATGTGATCAAGTGCTATAGTCGATCATGCTTAGACCAACCACGCATATTTACCTACCATTATTTTGGTATTACGATTATGCAAACATACGCCTTATTAAACATGAAACATACCTACCTTTATGCCCACCTATTAACATATTGTTTTATCTTCAGGTATTTATCCATGATCCCGATGAAGTCACGATGACTACGGGATCCTCGTTCACCTTCGATGTAGAGGGCGTCGTGTCCTTCGGTTTGTCTGTTTGGAGCACGAGAATATCGGAAGAATTGCGTTACAAATCACTACGAATACGTAAATGCcggttagatttttttaaagtataccttttatattaattaaacaagCAAGCAAAGCTGAGGAATGGATGCAGACAGAATATCTACCGTTGAGAACAAGGAGTCGTGATCAAATCCGTAGAGCCATTTGCTATCTCAACCACTCTATTTAACAACGAAAACAGGTTTGTGTTTGAGAAGCTTAAACAAAGGTCCAGCCACGTGATTCCTACAATAGTGTAGGTAAGCAATATGTATGATACTAAGGCAGTGAGTTTTACgtataaggtatttattttttctgtaaatGGCAAAGAGCTAAAAAGCGTAAGAATAAAAGCAATCAAAGCATGTATAGCTATACACACACTCTTGGCATTATCCCGTTCTTTTGCTataagtcctgtctacaaagattgcttgcagcaataaggccacctttgcatctttaattgtttactgtatactccttattgtttcttttcctgtatgttatacgtgcaatgaAGTGTtactacttcttcttcttcttcttcatctcTATTGAGCTCTGAGAATCGTGTTAATGAGCAACAGCTTTAAGGTAGGCAAGTAGTTCTATTTAAGAAGGCACTTAGTTATGCATTGTAATCTACACATGCTTGTATTTTAACACAACAAACTAGATTTGCTCTTGTAGGTCTTTTTCACGAATAAGCTTTTAATCATAATCTGAAAAAACTATTATGaatttagtacctacctacctgtttTAGATTCAATCACGAACCAATAAGCAAGAGATATCCTGTGTATTCGTTCAATCATTGCATATTAGAATGTAGAATCAAAATGATCCTGAGGATATGTGGATGTGTGCCTCACTTCTATAAAcctttaagtaagtatatctatctTTATTATACAAACCGATcatcaaccgatggacgttcaCAGCTGGACAAAGTTACCTATTTTGTAATGATTTCTAAATTCCAGTCTTATTTAGTCAGATTTGCGGCCTCCTGGATCTCGTGTGCTGTTCTTTGTCCACCTAGTACCGAAATGAATTATCAATCTGATCAAAAATCTTTAGATTTTAGACTGAATTTAGTAATGCTATTCCTAGCTACAGGAAAGGTTTGGAAAGGAAAAGCACTACTAATTTCAGCCTGCCATCTAAAGATTTTTgattagattaattattaatttcaggcATTAGTGTACAGTGTAATTATAACCTATATGTTTTAGGGTACAAGGTCACCATTCCTGGATGTGTAGCTATGTCATCGTAGCACTCAAAACGGATGTACCTAAAgtttttgatttggtttttattcGATGGTGTGTTTCGGTAtctttcttaaataataaatatatgttcagcctttagaagatttttttttgtatcaaattTTATCGTAACTGGTGCAGGGATATCAGGTATACAATCATTGCTATTTTTAATTGCAGTTGTTAATTGACTCGAAATTGCGTACAATAAGATCTTTAAGACATAACGATATAATAAGAACCTTATCCTGATGCTGCAATCAAAAAACCTGTGAACGTTCGACCACTTATAGCAGTTTTTTTGTGAGCTGATGGATTAGACCTAGtgacctaaaaataaatattataattctaaaacataATGTAAACATTATTGTAATAAGACTGCAAACGATAGTAGTTAGGCCCCTGTATGTGATAAGGAATTAGGAAGGTATGTTCACAGATCGTTTTGCATAGTAGGCATACAGAAAACTTGATGTAACCAAGTTCAAGTATCATGAAGATGACTAACAaccgtatatatatttatgtacagCGACACATTATTATTCAAGGTTATGAACGTATATGTAATATACCAGAGCTAAAATGTGTTTTGAAACATAGAAAGGAAATAATTACTTTGAAATCTTCCGAAGAAACTTTCAAACAATTTTGTAACATCAAAGACCTCCCGAGGATATCACGAGATTGCGGTTGCCTTAACAGTTGTGAGCTGGATATGTATTATAAAGACAACGAAGACTTTTTGTATCAAAAAGggctgaataaattaaaaatcaaaatcacgTCATTCCCAAAAGTTCGGGTCGTACGAGACGTCATCTTCAGCTTTTATGATATCGTGTGTGAGTATAATAAACCTTTTTCAAAAGGTttacccttttttttaattgttttttaaattgttctaattataactaataaatagtaCACGAGGCATAACAAAAACTCTCTATGAActcaatagtttattttttgttttgttttaaaactgcGCGGCGACATGTAGgtataaatattctttttttcctTTGTCGATTAACGGGCTCGAATCTTTCAATGCGTCTCAGTATGAGTCCTAACTGTTAAATTCGTTCTTTCGCATTAgaatttgtaacatttttttgaaACTATCATATATCATGTATCGATTATGACCCTTTTTCAGTGGTTTAGTTATTCAATATTACTTTATGGAAGTGGACATTCTGTTTTTAATTCACTTTTACCGCAATTgaggctttattttatttttacaaatgaaCTTTTAGAATAGGATTTTTTAATGTAGTAACAAtgtgttttatatattgaaaaataataatcgtaTGCCTAATTACcgatggcgtgcacttcatacatgcaaaaaagcactgcctaccctattattgatatataactcgtataggaggaggatttttgccacttgatgcaatcttcctgctgtatgcatacccaaGTAAAtaaccagtgcacgccactgctaattacaataatttaagtattaagtatttatttcagtaaGGAGTGGAGGTGTAGTGAATCTCTGCATTGGAAGCTCGCTAATTTCCTTAGTAGAATTactattagtaatattaaagtgTATTCTTTATTTTCCAATAAGAGCCATTCGATCAATTTATTAGAatacttcaaataaaatatagacaATGTACggttaaaatgcattttatttatacctccataaattattattataatacacatatacaaagaaataattCCCTCATGCGTCTTCGGTGTTACCTGAAACAAAGgccgaattatatttttatctaattttgggatttctttttaatgttaaaaacaaaatagttaaaaatttaataataaaatagtaataaataactcTTTACAAAATTTCTTACTTTGTTCTTCTCACGTTGGTCTCGTTTGCGGGCCTTTTACAAAATGTATGAATCCCATAGGCTTCTGATGGCTGTCTGACGTAACATCATGTGAAGGCTTTAGGTTTAAAACTTTTTGACAAAGTACAAGCAATcaatatgttaacataaaaactgCAATTTTAGGTAATTATATGATAACGTCCGCCAGTTAGTTTGGTTAAATCCAACTTTAGTCGTGAATACTCAATTGTGGACGATATATTACGTCAATGTTAATATTATCTGATTGCACTTCTTGCttcttttatataattgtaaactCGTTTTCGACTCTTTGGTTTCCCTTCCCAATATAAACAGCGTAATGCACCTAAAACCATGTAcacaatacaatttaattttttaatttatcaaatacTTAAACAAGTGTCGCAGTATGAACATAATaactgtgcatttttaattacctGTAATCACGAAGTCTATTTACTATTGATTTTATCAACAATTTTCGGTAAGTGTATTTTACCATAAACTCTCTGAAGTTGAGATACATCCTAGTTTATCCTTTTCAATAATGTGCCGCTTGACTGTTATCGATAATATTTCCATTGTATCATTTGAATTTACTCTGTAGGTATCTGAAAATTATAACAAGAAAtcacataataattaaataattttcctaAATCGTTTATGACAAAACAGAGTAACTAGCCCACAACATAAATCCGAAGATACAGAAGAATGTCAAATCCCAAAGACTCCAAAAGCTTCTTCAATTTTCAAGATGTTCGCAGTTGCTATCACGATCGATCTATAAACATTATCGTGTGCGTGTATCAAGTATCAACAGTTAATACGATTAGTAATAGACCAATTACTCAGAAAATCAGATCATGAATGAGAAAAGAGAAACGGACCCATAATATTTGATAGTGTTTTTCTTCTTAACCGCTTCCGAAATATTTGACCAATTTTTGAATCTACAAGTAACACCATGCATGCCTAGAAAGACAAGTGATAAAAACTCCAAATTCCATGACTTGAAAACTTACCATGCAAGCAAAATTTATGACAATGGAGCCATTTGTGTCAAAATTTGTCTTCTTGAAGAGTTCCAGAATGTAGAGATGGACAACGTCGCTTTCAAACTTGATCCAGAATCGAAACTCATGTTTGCAACTTCCGTTATTCTCAAAACCATACAAACAAACTAGAATATGTTATACTCAaagacaaatatatatttaaattattggagAACAAATGAGAAACGTATATAAAATGTGGTGTGCTTTCActataacttaaatatttttaatgctttCCATATACAATAGTATATTAAACTGAGACCATTTGGAATCCATTTTTATCTTTaagattatgataaaataaatacagttattatttatttatgatagtaTTAAATGTCGTGAACAACTGAAGGCcttgaaaacttttttatatgcaatttataaaaatcaactTAAGGCCGTTTACGAATAGATTGATTTAAGGATTTAAAGattttacttcaataatttCCGTCAGTTactatttatatcattttagtTCGACCATTACTGTATTTGGAAACATATATACGTATACGTACAGCACACCATACTTTATAAAACTCGATATCGAGATGCTCGACCTTCCTTCCGTAGATCCAGGACATGATTTACCAAACTGTTAAAACCTTCGATCACCATTCGTTTTACAACAAATCTTGTCAAATTGCTCATCGttaatttcttatttacaaATGCGAACAGACGAAAAACTGTAAAGCAGAAATTTTGATTTAGATGTATGTAACGTGtcatatattttaaactgaGGATCACGTAAATTAAACATTCTCGTATTCGGAAAATTCTACATTCCTTCATCATTAATTGACTGCTGTAGGTATGAACGATGGAAAAGcgattttaaaatcaaaaagacGTATTAGAGCGACCGACTATGATTTTAGTCAGTCATCAAATGGATGTTCCACATTTCTATCTCATCAGATTGGGTAGCAGCTGCAAAAAAAAGTTTACGCGTCTTTCTCAAACCAATTATATTTCCTGGTCaaaagtaaagtcaaaaaaCTCCACGATTTTGGCCAGGCTTGCCTCGAAAATAACGGATAGGACAGAAATGTCGCAATTCTGGCCGCACAAGTCAGGATTTCGCGTAGGTTTCCGACGCGGTTGTAAGATCCAGGCACCCGAAAATGTATTCCATACGACAGCAGCAGTCTTCCACACAAAACGATTCCATTCGTACTAATATGACCATAATATCCTCAAGCACGAGCTAGGCGTCAAGTCAACTAAGAAAAAAAGTTCAACTGCAAGTGACTTTTCATGAGATTTAAATCAAACCAATCGGGTGAACTTGTAAATTATTTGCGATATTATGCTGGCCATTTCTATACAAAAGTTTGTAATCTAGAAAGAAAGCCATACAATTCAAGGGAACCTCTGTATACTTATTTAACCGGTGGACACAGTAGtcccttttcttttttatgccATAGGAGTTCGTCTACGTGATTGGTCAAATCAACACTCTGCTCAAACGGTACGATCGTAACAAAGTCTGGGGCACGACTGGAAATTGTACAAACAGATTCAACAGCAATCAAACGTCCGTGTCCAATCAAAAAACCGACTTAGAATCAACGAATTACCTGACATTTGCGGTTAGCTAAATTTTTCTTTGCCATTGTGGAAACAGCGGAACTTCAATTCTTGTTTACGCGatgacaataaattaaaataaaaaacaaacgtgTAAATTTTTCACGACCATGATATTCCTTTAATTAAATACAGACcgctacaaatatataataaaacaaattacgaTACCACAATAGAATcctgttaaaaattattaaagtgaggtttaaaaaaacaataataagctGTATTGTCTAAAATCAGTAATTTATTGAAATCTGAATTTTATTGGAACTTGACAAACTCTACACAGACACGAAgtcaaacattataaaagagACAATATTAAAACGCTATCTATTGAATTtccaaaatacaaacaaataataatatgaatggaATCGATAGAAACATTCTAATGACTAATCTCAAGAAGCCCTTTGAATTCAGTTAGCAATGTGTGTCGTGGCAAAACAAGACATGAATAAATTAAGacatttacttaaatttatttgacCTTTAcgtgtacacaaaaaaaaattgacttacACTAACTAATCTAACCTAATTATAAGAATTGTCAAAACTTCGAGTCAAtcgaaagaaaaagaaaaattattacgCAGCAGATGAATAAGACGATCACAAGCAGTTTTCGACCAAGAGACCTCAACTTCAATACCACATTcctgaaaatataaaagaattaatTATACCCACCTCTTTTACGACATTACAAGTATACACCCTATGCAATTAAAGTCCCATCACATAAGACGACGAAAATAGGCATTCTGTTCCTTTAACAGAAAATTTGAGCTCAAGTAGCACAAAAC from Pararge aegeria chromosome 20, ilParAegt1.1, whole genome shotgun sequence includes these protein-coding regions:
- the LOC120632874 gene encoding sodium channel protein Nach-like, with the protein product MVILLTLQYSRFVASPTVMIVERNYFDWNISYPAITLCPLYKPDIIKFGKFVNDTNNITGLNMRGFLWAIAHAALDTLSYLDLNLPTEVQLIEPKNYAKVAANMFREFEEGWFASNTNKVMSVDATMTEMGMCHVINSNVAIFDRPFNWNRVNTTADTYVKKNMDISIFEADFVTIITDYASIYKVFIHDPDEVTMTTGSSFTFDVEGVVSFGLSVWSTRISEELRYKSLRIRKCRFNHEPISKRYPVYSFNHCILECRIKMILRICGCVPHFYKPLSYERICNIPELKCVLKHRKEIITLKSSEETFKQFCNIKDLPRISRDCGCLNSCELDMYYKDNEDFLYQKGLNKLKIKITSFPKVRVVRDVIFSFYDIVLRSGGVVNLCIGSSLISLVELLLVILKCILYFPIRAIRSIY